Within the Deltaproteobacteria bacterium genome, the region CAGGATATTTACAAAAAGACCTATGGGTTAACTGGTGATTTAACTCCGGAACAGCTCGTCATAGTCGCCGCCGCTGGTGGTGCCATTGTGGCCTATGCAGCCATATTTAATGGTTTGGGAAGACTTTTCTGGGCGAAAATATCCGATAATATCGGTCGCAAAATGGTTTTTTTAATCATGTTCGCCACCCAGGCCATTATGTATGTACTGGTTGCCAAAGGATATGTGGCAAGCTATTATCTTTTCATGGTGGTATCTTGCTATCTCCTGGCTTGCTATGGTGGAGGATTCGCTACGATGCCTGCTTTTGCCGCTGACTCATTCGGTCCGGCTAATATTGGCAAGGTGTATGGCTTTATGCTTACCGCATGGAGCGTAGCCGGTCTCATCGGCCCCTATGTATTTGAGGCTTTCAAACCCCAGGCGCTGTTTATCGCCGCTGGTCTTCTTACTGTTGGTTTTTTCATAGCCCTGGCCTACAAACCACCGAAAGGTAAAAACAGTTAAAAGAAGCTATTTCCCCCTGTCTTAAAACAAAAGCCCCTTCAGTCTAAAAAGCTGAAGGGGCTTTTGTTTAGGCATTATGAGAAAGAAGTAGGTACACGACAGGGCAACAGAAATGGCAAACCCCTGTTTCTTGTAATTTTTGCGGCCTGAAGACCCCCTGGCCATTCGCCCTTCCGCCTGAATGACCTTATTTTTCACCGACCCAGGGCCGCGTGTTGTCAAGAAGATAATCGTCCATGTGTTCGACCATGCAGTCGGGACACAGGTGAACGAGCATCATGCCGGCAATTTGCCGGACGATCAGCAGCCTCGCCGCACCCTGACCGCATGTGAAACATCGGTCGGAGAGATCCTTGGCGTGAAATTGATAAAACTTTTCATCATCGTATTTCATGGCTGCTCCAACGAATGAAAATTAGGGGCGGGTTTCAAACCCGCCCCTACGTAAATAAATAAAAGGGAAACGGAAACAAGGCTCACTTTTTGGGAAACCCCTCTTCTGATTGAAAACGGTACTCAGAACTGCCGGAAAGGAGTTGCGGGATGCTCCATCGTTTACTCCGGCCGTACATGCGGGAGAAACTTCAGCAGAAATGTCGATCCCTGACCCTCCGTGGACGTAACCGTGATCTCTCCGCCATGCAATTCCATTATTCTTTTACAGAAGGTCAGTCCAAGACCCGACCCCCTCTGGCGCTCTTCTTTTCCTTTCACCCGGTAAAACGGTTCGAAAATAAAAGGAAGCTTGTCCGCAGGAATCCCCGTTCCCGTATCGGAAATGCGGACCGTGACATGGTAATCGTCGCTCGTCGCCGTAAGCGTGATTCCGCCATTCTCCGGGGTATATTTTGTTGCATTTCCGATGATATTGGTAAAGACCCGGAGCAGACTTTCCTGATCACCGAGGATTTCCGGAAGCTGATCCGGCAGATCCGTCTTGAGCAGAATGCCCTTTTCCTTGCAGATGGGGGCCATTTCTTCCATGCTTCGCCCGATCAATTGAATCAGGTTCAAGGGTTCCTTCTTCCAAACGAAGCTGCCCTCCCCGATCCGGCTGATGTCAAGCCAGTGCTCGACCAGGGTCTCGAGCCCCTGTATGCGGGCGCCGCACCTCTCGATGATCTCCGTCATGTCCCGGTCGAGGCGATCGCCGGCAATGGCCTTGAGCGCTTCGATGTACTGACGGATAACAACCAGCGGGGAACGCATTTCGTGGCTCACGAAAGTGATAAAGCTCTTTTCCATACGTTCCTTCTCTTGCCGCAACCGCCTCGCCTCGATTTTCAGGTTGCGATGCTCGACCGCCCGCCGGACGACCGCCCGCAACTGATCGGGGTCGAAGGGTTTCGGGAGATAATCGTAGGTCCCCTTCTGAATGGCCTCCACCGCCGAGACAATCGTCGCGTAGCCTGTGATCATGACGAGGACCGTATCCGGCACATCCCGGGAGAGGATCTCGATGATTTCCATCCCCGACATCCCCGGCATCTTGAGATCAATCAACGCAACATCCGGTTTGGCATCCCGGGCGATCTTGATCCCCTTGTCCCCCTCCCCCGCATCCAGTACGGTATAGCCGGATTTTTCCAGCGCCTGCCGGCACCCGTCCCGGATGGATGATTCGTCATCTATGATCAGAACGAGAGAGTTCGGCGAGTTCATCATGACGTCTTCTTTCCACCCAATTCCCGAGCGATGTACCGGAGCAGATCCTCCGCCTTCACGGGCTTTTGCAGGACCGCGTTGACCTTGGGAAATTCCGGCGGCGGTTCAAATGAACCGTAGGGCCCCTGAAGGTCCACGGCGCTCAGCATGAACAGCGGGGTATCCTTCCCGGTATCCATGGCACGGATCTTGGAAAGGACGGAAAACCCTTCCCCCCACGTCTCCATCATCATATCGATGATGGCCAGATCGGGGGCTACGGATTTCCACATCTCCACGCCGGTCTTGCCGTCTTCCGCCAGGAACACCTCATACCCCCCCTTCTCGAGAATCAGCTTCGTCGCAAACAGGAAATCTTTGTCATCGTCAATCAGAAGAATTCTTTTCTTTGTGGTCATGGCTTATCACCTCCTTCGTTTATTTGGATCCCCCCGCACCTCCGCAGAGGATATCGGACAGCGAATTGTGGAATCGAATCCCAGGCGCCGCTGTTTTGCCCGTCGGGACGTTCCGTGACGGGAATCCGGATACGGAATGGTACTAACCAACGGCAGCAAGGATGATGCCAGATTTCAACACATTGATATATCTAAGATATTTACGGACAAACGGGTGGCAGGCAACCAGTCGCGGGGTAAAACTCCCCATAAACGAGGAAGATAACCCCGGGCAAAGGCAGACGGCTCATTGCGGGGACTCCACTGTGATACCGTAATTGCGCATCTTGATCCTGAGCGTCTTCCGGTCGATGCCGAGGAATTTTGCCGTCGTATTGATCTGAAATTGAAAATGGCGCAGGGCCTTGATGATATGCTCCTTTTCCACATCGATCAGGGTCATTCTGCCCGAGGAGGCGTCCACGACAGGAGCCTTGGCCCACTCGCTTTGTCCGTAATAGAAGATCTCCGAAGGGTTGACGACCTCCTGATCGCACAGCACGCAGAGACGTTCGATGGTATTCTTCAGCTCACGAACGTTTCCGGGCCAGCGATAGGAAACAAGAGATTTCTTCGCCTCCTCGGAGAGGCGGCGCACCTTGCTTTCGTGCTTAGCGACATACACATCCAGGTAATGCTGGGCGATGGGCAGGATATCAGCCTTGTGTTCCCGCAGGGGTCTGATATGGATCGGGACGACAGAGATTCGGTAGAACAGATCCTCCCGGAACCGGCCGGCTTCTATTTCCGTTCGGACATCCCGGTTGGATGCCGCAATCAGGCGGACATC harbors:
- a CDS encoding sigma-54 dependent transcriptional regulator, with the translated sequence TIHNLSRRADRPFVPVDCSSLVENLMESELFGHVKGAFSGATESREGRFQMADRGTLFLDEISNISLNIQAKLLRVIQEQEVPRVGKSAPEKVDVRLIAASNRDVRTEIEAGRFREDLFYRISVVPIHIRPLREHKADILPIAQHYLDVYVAKHESKVRRLSEEAKKSLVSYRWPGNVRELKNTIERLCVLCDQEVVNPSEIFYYGQSEWAKAPVVDASSGRMTLIDVEKEHIIKALRHFQFQINTTAKFLGIDRKTLRIKMRNYGITVESPQ
- a CDS encoding response regulator — encoded protein: MTTKKRILLIDDDKDFLFATKLILEKGGYEVFLAEDGKTGVEMWKSVAPDLAIIDMMMETWGEGFSVLSKIRAMDTGKDTPLFMLSAVDLQGPYGSFEPPPEFPKVNAVLQKPVKAEDLLRYIARELGGKKTS
- a CDS encoding hybrid sensor histidine kinase/response regulator, with amino-acid sequence MMNSPNSLVLIIDDESSIRDGCRQALEKSGYTVLDAGEGDKGIKIARDAKPDVALIDLKMPGMSGMEIIEILSRDVPDTVLVMITGYATIVSAVEAIQKGTYDYLPKPFDPDQLRAVVRRAVEHRNLKIEARRLRQEKERMEKSFITFVSHEMRSPLVVIRQYIEALKAIAGDRLDRDMTEIIERCGARIQGLETLVEHWLDISRIGEGSFVWKKEPLNLIQLIGRSMEEMAPICKEKGILLKTDLPDQLPEILGDQESLLRVFTNIIGNATKYTPENGGITLTATSDDYHVTVRISDTGTGIPADKLPFIFEPFYRVKGKEERQRGSGLGLTFCKRIMELHGGEITVTSTEGQGSTFLLKFLPHVRPE